The Teredinibacter sp. KSP-S5-2 genome includes a window with the following:
- a CDS encoding PilZ domain-containing protein, which produces MKGVGGAARNGILSLTIRDKAVLYAAYMPFVENGGLFIPTNKSYSLGDEVFMLLSLMDEPEKIPVAGKVVWITPKGAQGNRAAGIGVQFSGDDDVANSKIENYLAGTLESDRPTHTM; this is translated from the coding sequence ATGAAAGGTGTTGGTGGTGCTGCCCGCAACGGTATTTTGTCTTTGACGATTCGCGACAAAGCGGTTTTGTATGCCGCTTACATGCCTTTTGTGGAAAACGGCGGTCTGTTCATTCCCACTAACAAATCCTATAGCCTTGGTGATGAGGTTTTCATGCTACTCAGCCTGATGGATGAACCTGAAAAAATCCCAGTTGCCGGTAAGGTTGTATGGATAACTCCCAAGGGCGCTCAGGGAAACCGTGCAGCTGGTATCGGGGTGCAATTTAGCGGCGACGATGATGTGGCCAATAGCAAAATAGAAAACTATCTTGCGGGAACTCTTGAATCTGATCGTCCCACACATACCATGTAG
- a CDS encoding TatD family hydrolase — translation MLVDSHCHLDRLKLSSYPGNSLEEAIQAAKARDISHMLCVCISEQNKNTVVSIAQRYPGIYASVGVHPSDVKGEVVSVETLKEWASEDKVVALGETGLDYYYAEESADAQKASFKNHLIAAAELDLPVIIHTRDARHDTLDLMDQYASRESAGVMHCFTESWEMAEKALAMGFYISISGIVTFKNAEELRDVTRRIPSDRLLVETDSPYLAPVPHRGKPNEPKYVREVAEFIADLRGVSFEKLAEQTTENFFQLFKTAKRDL, via the coding sequence ATGCTTGTCGATTCCCATTGCCACTTAGATCGTTTAAAGCTTTCCTCTTATCCAGGAAATAGTCTTGAAGAGGCTATTCAGGCGGCAAAGGCTCGAGATATTTCACACATGCTGTGTGTGTGTATCAGTGAACAGAATAAAAATACTGTGGTGAGTATTGCTCAACGTTACCCCGGAATATACGCGTCGGTAGGTGTTCACCCCTCTGATGTAAAAGGCGAAGTTGTGTCTGTTGAAACACTAAAAGAGTGGGCATCTGAAGATAAGGTTGTCGCTTTAGGTGAAACAGGCCTGGATTATTACTATGCAGAAGAATCTGCAGACGCACAGAAGGCCAGCTTTAAGAACCATTTGATTGCAGCGGCAGAACTGGATCTGCCCGTGATTATTCATACTCGTGACGCCAGGCATGATACGTTGGATCTTATGGATCAATATGCCAGTAGGGAAAGTGCTGGCGTCATGCATTGTTTCACCGAAAGCTGGGAAATGGCTGAGAAGGCTCTCGCTATGGGGTTTTATATCTCCATTTCCGGCATTGTCACGTTTAAAAATGCCGAAGAGCTGCGTGACGTAACACGCAGGATTCCATCTGATCGGCTGTTGGTTGAAACTGATTCTCCATACTTGGCTCCTGTTCCTCACAGAGGGAAACCGAATGAGCCTAAATACGTCAGGGAGGTCGCAGAATTTATTGCCGATCTCAGAGGCGTAAGCTTCGAAAAGTTGGCTGAGCAAACGACCGAAAATTTTTTCCAGCTTTTCAAAACCGCCAAACGAGATCTTTAG
- a CDS encoding sodium:alanine symporter family protein: protein MSEFHQILKIVSDFVWGPVTLCLIMGVGLFLSVCIRFISVRQIPYGFGQLISGRRAKGDGTIAPFNALMLSLSATIGTGNIVGVATAIGLGGPGALFWMWCSALLGMATKYAEAVCAVHYREQNEKGEYVGGPMYYIKNGLGKHWLWLGGTFALFGSLAGFGIGNAVQANSVAESMAVAFGVDEKITAVVLVCLVGAVLLGGVKRIANVARHLVPFMACSYLLAGMVVLVMNITALPEAIVLVVKSAFTPVAATGGFAGATIMLALRMGVARGVFSNEAGLGSAPIAHAAAATDNPVRQGTVAMLGTFIDTLVVCSITGLVIIVTGVWSGEAQGVEMSQAAFNSVLPHGDKIVSMALIVFAFTTILGWSYYGEKCAGYLLGQKTSFPYRLAWVAMIPIGILIPMKSVWLAADILNGLMAIPNLIALVLLSGVVTRLTKEYFAPSVQNEIKQE, encoded by the coding sequence ATGAGTGAGTTCCATCAAATTCTTAAAATTGTCTCTGATTTCGTATGGGGGCCTGTCACGCTTTGTTTAATTATGGGCGTAGGGTTATTTCTCAGCGTGTGTATTCGGTTTATTTCTGTTCGTCAGATCCCGTATGGGTTTGGTCAGCTTATATCCGGGAGAAGAGCAAAGGGTGATGGGACAATTGCGCCGTTTAACGCGTTAATGCTTTCGCTATCTGCAACAATCGGAACCGGTAATATTGTTGGCGTTGCTACAGCAATAGGGCTAGGTGGTCCTGGGGCGTTGTTTTGGATGTGGTGCAGTGCTTTATTAGGGATGGCAACGAAGTACGCCGAGGCGGTATGTGCTGTTCATTACAGAGAACAGAATGAGAAAGGCGAATATGTGGGGGGACCCATGTATTACATAAAGAATGGCCTGGGCAAGCACTGGTTATGGCTAGGCGGAACCTTTGCACTATTTGGATCATTAGCGGGCTTTGGAATTGGCAATGCTGTTCAGGCAAATTCAGTAGCAGAATCTATGGCTGTTGCGTTTGGTGTAGATGAGAAAATCACTGCGGTGGTTCTGGTTTGTCTCGTGGGGGCAGTATTGCTCGGTGGTGTCAAGCGCATCGCAAATGTGGCTCGGCATTTAGTCCCATTTATGGCATGCAGCTACCTATTGGCAGGCATGGTTGTATTGGTTATGAATATTACAGCTTTACCTGAAGCGATAGTCCTTGTTGTGAAAAGTGCTTTTACACCTGTTGCTGCGACGGGAGGCTTTGCTGGAGCGACGATAATGCTTGCTCTCAGAATGGGGGTTGCAAGAGGCGTTTTCTCGAACGAGGCAGGGCTAGGGAGTGCACCTATTGCGCACGCAGCGGCGGCAACTGATAACCCTGTGAGGCAAGGCACTGTCGCTATGTTAGGCACATTCATCGATACCCTAGTTGTTTGCTCTATCACCGGACTGGTAATTATCGTAACCGGTGTATGGAGTGGAGAGGCACAAGGTGTTGAAATGTCTCAGGCAGCATTTAACTCGGTGCTTCCCCACGGAGATAAAATTGTATCTATGGCTCTGATTGTGTTTGCGTTTACGACCATATTAGGATGGAGCTACTATGGAGAGAAGTGTGCGGGGTATTTGTTAGGTCAGAAAACTTCTTTTCCGTATCGTCTTGCGTGGGTTGCGATGATACCCATTGGGATACTCATCCCTATGAAATCTGTGTGGCTTGCTGCGGATATCTTAAATGGTTTGATGGCGATCCCGAATTTAATCGCATTAGTTTTATTGTCCGGTGTGGTTACTCGTTTAACCAAAGAATATTTCGCTCCTTCCGTACAAAATGAAATTAAACAGGAGTAA
- a CDS encoding MJ1255/VC2487 family glycosyltransferase, which translates to MKVLYGVQATGNGHISRARALNKYLKEFGVDVDYVFSGRPREQFFDMEEFGNWKCYRGLTFVHEAGDLKIFRTLQHNNMLQLIKDIREFQLDGYDLIISDFEPITSWACKTRGIPCIGVSHQQAFAFDVPRRGGGIIPKLIMKYFAPTTSGLGLHWHHFNQPILPPIAEIHETDEASDPNKIVVYLGFEEPEDVIQLLEPFDDHLFIYYGPFPQYESRGHIQLKPLSREGFKQDLATCSGVICNAGFELSSEAIQLGKKLLVKPLKGQLEQLSNAKALEATGLGMTMGNLDSGAVKDWLENWQAKQVIYPNVAKAIAEWIAKGRWQDESSRDELVNRLWSETNAAGVPSFESAPLPNLLQRS; encoded by the coding sequence ATGAAAGTACTTTATGGCGTTCAGGCCACGGGCAACGGCCACATATCCCGCGCACGCGCACTTAATAAATATCTCAAAGAATTTGGAGTTGACGTCGACTATGTGTTTAGTGGCCGCCCTCGTGAGCAGTTCTTTGATATGGAAGAATTTGGCAACTGGAAGTGTTATCGAGGCTTGACCTTCGTGCATGAAGCCGGCGATTTAAAGATATTTCGGACGTTGCAACACAACAACATGCTCCAACTCATCAAGGATATTCGAGAGTTCCAACTGGACGGATACGATTTGATCATCAGTGATTTTGAACCAATCACTTCATGGGCCTGTAAAACACGGGGTATACCCTGCATTGGGGTAAGTCATCAGCAAGCTTTCGCCTTTGATGTTCCTCGACGTGGTGGCGGAATCATTCCAAAACTAATTATGAAATATTTCGCTCCCACCACAAGCGGACTGGGGTTACATTGGCATCACTTCAATCAGCCAATTCTGCCCCCCATCGCTGAAATTCATGAAACTGATGAAGCCAGTGACCCCAATAAAATTGTTGTCTACCTGGGTTTTGAAGAACCAGAGGATGTAATCCAGTTACTTGAGCCCTTTGATGACCACTTATTTATCTACTATGGCCCATTCCCACAATACGAAAGTCGAGGCCATATTCAGTTAAAACCTCTTTCCAGAGAAGGTTTCAAGCAAGACTTGGCCACCTGCTCTGGAGTAATTTGCAACGCGGGGTTTGAATTGTCCAGCGAAGCAATACAACTTGGGAAAAAACTTTTAGTCAAACCATTAAAGGGCCAGCTCGAACAACTCTCTAACGCTAAAGCGCTTGAAGCAACAGGTTTAGGCATGACGATGGGTAACCTGGACTCGGGTGCGGTTAAAGACTGGTTAGAGAACTGGCAAGCAAAACAGGTTATTTACCCCAATGTAGCAAAAGCCATCGCAGAATGGATTGCCAAAGGCCGATGGCAGGACGAAAGCTCCCGTGATGAGTTGGTTAATCGTTTGTGGTCAGAAACCAACGCAGCGGGCGTGCCAAGCTTTGAAAGCGCCCCTTTGCCAAACCTATTGCAAAGAAGTTGA
- a CDS encoding phosphatase PAP2 family protein — MRLLESIHNYDIITFSWCLKHKHRDQAVKISRIVSFSADGPLYVLAGVCFLIAQNWDVSLLLALGFLIERTCYSRFKKLFKRNRPPEAIPGFKSVVEPSDQFSFPSGHTSAAFLIACSISFHFPFMAWILYPWACCVGMARVFLGVHFPSDVIAGATMGITIAATLINFLF, encoded by the coding sequence ATGCGTTTATTAGAAAGTATTCATAATTACGACATCATTACTTTTAGCTGGTGTTTGAAACATAAACACAGGGATCAGGCTGTTAAAATCAGTCGTATTGTATCCTTCTCAGCTGATGGTCCCCTCTATGTTTTAGCTGGGGTATGCTTTCTTATTGCCCAAAACTGGGATGTATCTTTACTTCTGGCTCTGGGCTTCTTAATTGAGCGAACCTGCTACAGTCGATTTAAAAAATTATTTAAAAGAAACCGTCCACCGGAAGCTATACCCGGGTTTAAAAGTGTTGTTGAGCCGTCAGATCAATTCAGTTTTCCATCAGGACACACTTCAGCAGCATTCTTAATCGCATGTTCAATTAGCTTTCACTTTCCTTTCATGGCATGGATTTTATACCCTTGGGCGTGCTGCGTTGGTATGGCACGCGTGTTTCTAGGTGTTCACTTTCCTTCAGATGTGATTGCCGGGGCAACAATGGGGATCACCATCGCCGCTACTTTGATTAATTTTCTATTTTAA
- a CDS encoding universal stress protein — protein MMDFVWRVMFKKILYAADLGAFTSHALIHVESLAKSFDAEVVVVHAVPPLGEFAASVVKSHCSESAKKEVLGTLRIEGLLDTLSSEVYDILSNNAFIDGSLIDRVSGVFVAPGHPASIILYEAERLGVDLIVIGSHGTESLDGRLLGSVASKVLQLAKVPVFMIPMMNPAHALGMTEVPIPTRFGT, from the coding sequence ATGATGGATTTTGTTTGGCGGGTTATGTTTAAAAAAATTTTATATGCTGCGGACTTGGGCGCCTTTACTTCCCATGCACTCATCCATGTTGAATCGCTGGCGAAATCTTTTGATGCTGAAGTCGTTGTGGTTCATGCGGTGCCGCCTCTTGGTGAGTTTGCTGCTTCCGTCGTGAAAAGCCATTGCTCTGAGTCTGCAAAAAAAGAAGTGTTAGGAACTCTGCGGATCGAAGGACTCTTGGATACGTTGAGTTCAGAGGTTTACGATATTTTGTCAAATAACGCATTTATCGATGGCTCTCTTATCGATCGCGTTTCAGGTGTTTTTGTCGCTCCCGGACACCCTGCCAGCATTATTTTGTATGAAGCTGAACGCTTGGGTGTGGATTTAATCGTTATTGGCAGTCATGGTACAGAGTCGTTGGACGGTCGTTTACTCGGCTCTGTTGCAAGTAAAGTACTCCAGTTAGCGAAAGTGCCGGTGTTTATGATACCGATGATGAATCCTGCCCATGCCTTAGGAATGACGGAAGTTCCCATCCCAACTCGTTTTGGAACTTGA
- a CDS encoding dUTP diphosphatase, whose translation MQNQIITMLKLQDSMNTKVHADWREQNFEWYRAIWIESAELLDHYGWKWWKKQIPDTEQVILELIDIWHFGLSALIMEGADHNTIASEIELKLKTAEKGSDFRADLEDFTLSTLSSKSFHVDKFAKLMADMDLSFEQLFKSYVGKNVLNFFRQDHGYQDGSYLKQWSGREDNEHLVDILSQLDSSADDFQQQLYSALEARYPG comes from the coding sequence ATGCAAAATCAAATAATTACAATGCTTAAATTGCAAGATTCCATGAATACTAAAGTCCATGCGGACTGGCGAGAGCAGAATTTTGAATGGTACCGGGCGATTTGGATTGAAAGTGCAGAATTATTGGATCATTACGGTTGGAAGTGGTGGAAAAAGCAAATTCCAGACACGGAACAAGTCATATTAGAGCTGATTGATATATGGCATTTCGGATTGAGTGCTCTCATCATGGAGGGAGCTGATCATAATACAATTGCTTCTGAAATAGAGCTCAAGTTAAAAACGGCAGAAAAAGGGAGTGATTTTCGGGCCGATCTGGAAGATTTTACGTTATCTACATTGAGTTCCAAAAGCTTTCATGTTGATAAGTTCGCCAAGCTTATGGCGGATATGGATCTGAGCTTTGAACAGCTTTTTAAAAGCTATGTTGGAAAAAACGTACTAAACTTCTTCCGCCAGGATCATGGCTATCAGGATGGAAGCTATTTAAAACAATGGTCAGGTAGAGAGGATAACGAGCATTTAGTCGACATATTGAGCCAATTAGACTCATCTGCGGATGACTTTCAGCAGCAACTCTATTCTGCTTTAGAAGCCCGCTATCCGGGGTGA
- a CDS encoding malate dehydrogenase yields MKSPVRVAVTGAAGQISYSLLFRIAAGEMLGNDQPVILQMLEITPALDALKGVAMELDDCAFPLLQGIVCTDDPNVAFKDADYALLVGARPRGPGMERKDLLEANAAIFSVQGKALNDHASRDVKVLVVGNPANTNALIAQRNAPDLNPRNFTAMTRLDHNRALTQLGQKLGNSITDITKMTIWGNHSATQYPDLYHSLVNNKVAVEQVDQGWYRDEFIPTVQQRGAAIIKARGASSAASAANAAIFHIRDWALGSPDNDWVSMAVYSDGSYGIEEGLIYSFPCVCKDGDWEIVQGLSIDEFSQEKMLETEKELQEERDAVKSLLPA; encoded by the coding sequence GTGAAATCACCCGTTCGTGTGGCCGTTACCGGCGCTGCTGGTCAAATCAGCTATTCTTTGTTATTCCGCATTGCCGCAGGCGAAATGCTTGGTAACGACCAACCTGTTATTCTACAAATGCTAGAAATCACCCCAGCACTTGATGCTCTTAAGGGTGTGGCTATGGAGTTGGACGACTGTGCTTTTCCTTTGTTGCAAGGAATAGTGTGCACTGATGACCCTAATGTGGCATTTAAAGATGCAGACTACGCTCTATTGGTCGGTGCTCGTCCTCGTGGACCTGGTATGGAGCGTAAAGACTTACTTGAAGCAAATGCTGCAATCTTCTCTGTACAGGGTAAAGCTTTAAATGATCACGCTTCTCGTGACGTTAAAGTTCTTGTTGTTGGTAACCCAGCAAATACTAATGCTCTAATCGCTCAGCGTAATGCGCCAGACCTAAACCCTCGCAACTTTACTGCGATGACTCGTTTGGATCATAACAGAGCGCTTACCCAGCTTGGCCAAAAACTAGGCAACTCAATTACTGATATCACTAAAATGACTATCTGGGGTAACCATTCCGCTACACAGTACCCTGATTTGTACCACTCGTTGGTAAATAACAAGGTTGCTGTTGAGCAAGTGGACCAGGGTTGGTATCGAGATGAGTTTATCCCGACAGTTCAGCAACGTGGTGCGGCTATTATTAAGGCTCGTGGTGCTTCCAGTGCTGCATCTGCTGCAAACGCTGCAATCTTCCACATTCGCGATTGGGCTTTAGGTTCACCAGACAATGACTGGGTGAGCATGGCTGTATACAGCGATGGTAGTTACGGTATCGAAGAAGGTCTGATTTACTCCTTCCCATGTGTATGTAAAGATGGTGACTGGGAGATCGTTCAAGGGCTATCTATTGATGAGTTCTCTCAAGAGAAAATGCTTGAGACAGAAAAAGAATTGCAAGAAGAGCGTGACGCAGTGAAATCTTTGCTTCCTGCATAA
- a CDS encoding 5'-nucleotidase, with translation MAKGFGKKLIIAISSRALFDLSDSHHVFENEGLDAYSKYQIENEEVVLKPGDAFHMVKKLLNINSLLEGEPRVEVILLSRNSADTGLRVFNSINHYGLDISRAAFTSGMSPYRYIAPFSAHLFLSTDADDVRHALEHGVAAATLLASNPDQANQDQLRFAFDGDAVLFSDEAEKIYKTQGLDAFTESETASAKKPLSGGPFKSFLSALHELQSEFTESECPIRTALVTARSAPAHERVIRTLRAWDIRIDESLFLGGLPKGAFLKAYGADVFFDDQQSHCDSARDHVATGHVPHGIANNK, from the coding sequence ATGGCAAAAGGGTTTGGTAAAAAACTGATCATTGCGATTTCTTCTCGTGCGTTATTTGATTTAAGCGATAGTCATCATGTATTTGAAAATGAAGGTTTAGACGCATATTCCAAGTATCAAATAGAAAACGAAGAAGTAGTGTTAAAGCCAGGTGATGCATTTCACATGGTAAAAAAACTGTTGAATATCAATAGCCTTTTAGAGGGTGAACCACGGGTTGAGGTTATTCTGCTTTCCCGTAATAGTGCGGATACGGGGCTACGTGTTTTTAACAGTATTAATCACTATGGTTTGGATATTTCCAGGGCTGCGTTTACCAGTGGTATGAGTCCTTACCGTTATATCGCCCCTTTTAGTGCACACCTTTTTCTGTCAACCGATGCGGATGACGTTCGTCATGCTTTGGAGCATGGTGTTGCCGCAGCAACCTTGTTGGCCTCTAACCCCGATCAAGCGAATCAAGATCAGCTGCGCTTTGCATTTGATGGTGATGCTGTCCTCTTCTCGGATGAGGCTGAAAAAATATACAAAACTCAGGGATTGGATGCCTTTACTGAAAGTGAAACCGCGTCAGCCAAAAAACCATTAAGCGGTGGGCCTTTCAAATCCTTCCTGTCAGCTTTGCACGAGCTTCAGAGCGAGTTTACAGAGAGTGAGTGTCCGATACGCACGGCGCTGGTTACAGCAAGGTCTGCGCCTGCTCATGAGCGGGTGATACGTACACTTCGCGCATGGGATATTCGGATTGACGAGTCACTGTTTCTTGGTGGTCTGCCTAAGGGCGCGTTCCTCAAAGCATACGGTGCTGATGTCTTCTTTGACGATCAGCAGAGTCATTGTGATTCTGCGAGAGATCACGTGGCGACGGGCCACGTACCCCACGGTATTGCAAACAATAAATGA
- a CDS encoding helix-turn-helix domain-containing protein codes for MSELKLVESRSYQPGHHETVPLIGNYNLQSTEEYLTFLYRTLASSQRLESHTEGIKLLLESGIKRFGAEIALVLRPVSSQKAQVLAYAGGGDSFYINQHIEITDSFCERVLNEKETCVYANVLAEDVKPSPAAYNGVQVGAYLGTFVNAQNSDPAILCFISSASLVEEKVVKDVFLLELLAEGVAFMVDLQKAHAQRKLTDQAMFALGSVKSLDEYLEQARIPEVFGVPARVVEVLERRVGQAALSIGHIAEELNLSKRTLQRRLQQQDVNFAELRDQVRFHYAIDYLIKQHMSIDGISAALDFSDRTSFTNAFKRWTGLSPSTFRKLFRDYV; via the coding sequence GTGAGTGAATTGAAACTTGTAGAAAGCCGTAGTTATCAGCCCGGCCACCATGAAACTGTCCCTTTGATTGGGAACTATAACTTGCAAAGTACGGAAGAGTATCTAACCTTCTTGTACCGTACTCTGGCTTCAAGCCAACGGTTAGAGTCTCATACTGAGGGTATTAAACTTCTTTTAGAATCTGGAATTAAGCGTTTTGGTGCAGAGATTGCCTTGGTTTTAAGGCCTGTATCAAGCCAAAAAGCTCAAGTACTAGCTTATGCTGGCGGTGGTGATTCTTTTTACATTAACCAGCATATCGAGATTACAGATTCTTTTTGTGAACGAGTCCTCAATGAAAAAGAGACTTGTGTATACGCCAATGTGTTAGCAGAGGATGTAAAGCCATCTCCTGCGGCGTATAATGGCGTCCAAGTAGGCGCGTATCTTGGTACCTTTGTAAACGCACAGAATTCTGATCCAGCGATTTTGTGCTTTATTTCTTCGGCTTCACTGGTTGAAGAGAAGGTTGTTAAGGACGTGTTTTTACTAGAACTTTTGGCAGAAGGAGTCGCCTTTATGGTTGATCTGCAGAAAGCACATGCGCAACGTAAGTTGACTGATCAGGCCATGTTTGCCTTGGGTTCCGTTAAATCTTTGGATGAATACCTTGAACAGGCCAGAATTCCAGAGGTTTTTGGTGTCCCCGCGCGAGTAGTGGAAGTATTAGAGCGCAGAGTAGGGCAAGCGGCACTAAGCATTGGCCACATTGCTGAAGAACTCAATCTTTCGAAACGAACTCTTCAGCGTAGGTTGCAACAACAAGATGTCAACTTCGCTGAGTTAAGAGATCAGGTTCGATTCCACTATGCAATTGATTACCTAATCAAACAGCATATGAGTATTGACGGTATCTCAGCGGCTCTGGACTTTTCAGACCGTACTAGTTTTACCAATGCTTTTAAACGTTGGACTGGTTTGTCTCCAAGCACGTTTAGAAAACTTTTCCGCGATTACGTTTAA
- the yajC gene encoding preprotein translocase subunit YajC has translation MGFFIADAVAQTEAAAPKSNVFVQLLFFGGLFLFMYFVMIRPQRKRQKEHQALVDSLSKGDEVVLNSGMLGKIINVDEHYVTVSAADKVELKFQKVAVHAVLPKGTIKSI, from the coding sequence ATGGGGTTTTTTATCGCTGATGCTGTAGCCCAAACGGAAGCAGCTGCACCGAAGTCTAACGTATTTGTCCAGCTCCTGTTTTTCGGCGGGCTATTCTTGTTTATGTATTTCGTTATGATTCGGCCACAGCGAAAACGCCAGAAAGAGCATCAGGCCTTGGTTGATAGTTTGTCCAAAGGCGATGAAGTTGTTTTGAATAGCGGCATGCTTGGCAAAATCATAAATGTGGATGAGCATTACGTAACTGTGAGTGCAGCTGATAAAGTTGAATTGAAGTTTCAAAAGGTTGCTGTCCATGCTGTATTGCCCAAAGGAACAATCAAATCAATTTAA
- a CDS encoding D-cysteine desulfhydrase family protein: MSEIRISFPKKAPLANTPTSLRLLERFSRKLGGPKIWLKNDDLTGFMCSGNKIRKLEYLVADARSQKSNVLISCGGVQSNHCRAVAAVAAQEGMKCELILRDDARLNCEPNGDGNLLLDRLFGADIHLYPINKYISQLDNLFVHHKKICIDRGDIPYAISTGGSDEVGLWGYIDAAYELVNQFENSAINPEAIVCATGSAGTQAGLTVGCWLNQLHTKVFGIAVCDSSEYFLSKIKQDVNGWQTRYQEHIGYCSSIAEEIEINTLDNFIGPGYAKTYPEMIALLQELAKEEGVVLDPVYTGKAFYGMVQEIKNGVFQDMENIVFVHTGGGFGLFPFKNEFKFS, from the coding sequence ATGTCAGAGATTAGAATCTCTTTTCCAAAGAAAGCACCGTTAGCAAATACGCCGACCTCGCTCAGGTTACTTGAGCGTTTTTCTCGTAAATTAGGTGGGCCAAAAATTTGGTTAAAGAACGATGACCTTACTGGGTTTATGTGTTCAGGAAATAAAATCCGCAAACTGGAATACTTAGTTGCAGATGCCCGATCTCAAAAATCCAATGTTCTTATTAGTTGTGGTGGTGTTCAGTCTAATCACTGCCGTGCTGTGGCCGCTGTTGCTGCGCAGGAAGGAATGAAATGTGAATTGATTTTGAGAGACGATGCTCGATTAAATTGTGAACCGAACGGCGACGGCAATTTGCTTCTTGATAGATTATTCGGTGCTGATATTCATTTATACCCAATAAATAAGTATATATCTCAATTGGATAATTTATTTGTTCATCATAAGAAAATCTGTATCGATAGGGGGGACATTCCATATGCTATTTCGACAGGTGGAAGTGATGAGGTTGGTTTGTGGGGGTATATTGATGCTGCGTATGAGTTAGTGAATCAGTTTGAAAACTCGGCAATCAATCCTGAAGCGATCGTATGTGCAACTGGTTCAGCTGGAACCCAGGCAGGCTTGACGGTCGGTTGTTGGTTAAATCAGCTTCATACCAAGGTGTTTGGTATTGCAGTATGTGATTCGAGTGAGTATTTTCTGAGTAAAATTAAGCAAGACGTTAACGGGTGGCAAACGCGATATCAGGAACATATTGGATATTGTTCTTCAATTGCAGAAGAGATCGAAATTAATACTTTGGATAACTTTATTGGTCCGGGGTACGCAAAAACCTACCCGGAAATGATCGCGCTACTTCAAGAGTTAGCAAAAGAAGAAGGGGTGGTTTTAGATCCAGTGTATACAGGGAAAGCATTTTATGGAATGGTTCAAGAGATAAAGAACGGTGTATTTCAAGATATGGAAAATATTGTGTTTGTGCATACAGGCGGAGGCTTTGGTTTGTTTCCGTTTAAAAACGAATTTAAATTCTCCTGA
- the bcp gene encoding thioredoxin-dependent thiol peroxidase → MSFPKIGNKAPAFTLSDQNGDKVKLSSLVGKTVVLYFYPKAMTPGCTVQACGLRDIKKELDKRNVVVIGVSPDPVERLPKFIEKQNLNFTLLSDEDHKVAEKYGCWGMKKFMGKEFMGLIRTTFIIDEEGRLKKVMDKFKTNTHHDDLLAELDALL, encoded by the coding sequence ATGAGTTTTCCAAAAATTGGTAATAAAGCACCGGCTTTTACCTTGTCGGATCAGAATGGAGATAAGGTTAAGCTTTCGTCTCTAGTTGGCAAAACTGTCGTTCTCTACTTTTATCCGAAAGCAATGACGCCTGGGTGTACTGTGCAAGCATGCGGATTGAGGGATATTAAAAAAGAACTTGATAAACGCAATGTTGTTGTCATAGGCGTAAGCCCGGATCCAGTTGAACGCCTGCCAAAATTTATTGAAAAGCAAAATCTGAATTTTACTTTGCTTTCTGATGAAGACCATAAGGTAGCAGAAAAATATGGTTGTTGGGGGATGAAGAAGTTTATGGGTAAGGAGTTCATGGGGCTGATTCGGACTACTTTCATTATTGATGAAGAGGGGCGCTTAAAAAAAGTAATGGATAAATTTAAAACCAATACTCATCACGACGACTTGTTAGCCGAGCTGGATGCGCTCCTATAA